GGAGACTGGCTCTCTTCGACGACGCCTTCAAACATCGAGCATCGTAAATGCTCACAATACTAGAGAAAAATCAACACATCAATATCAGTTTTAGCAACATAAAAGATCAATGAAATAGAAAGTGGATTTCCTTAATAGGACTATACTTTAAGTAATAATTTTGCAAACTTGACAAAATACATAAATCAACTTATTAAACCATAGGATTCTCAAGGCTTGTATAGAGATTGACATGTTGCACATCATAGCACTGATTCCCATTTTGTACCTGTTCTCAGCCACCATGATGTACTGCTTCTGAACAGGGTGGACGTGAACACAGCGAACCGTCTTGGTATCCAGGCTATGGAGGGACTCATGAGAGGTTCTGAGTAAAAACGAGACAGACCAACATTAATAGGGCATTAGCAATAAGCTTTTGACTTGTACAGACAGAAAATCAAAATGTTACTTTACCCTGGAGTCCGCCTGTCAACGATGGCAACGTCTCCGTACCAGTCCCCGGTGACCAGCGTCGAACAGTCATGTGACAGGAAGTCAAAGGTTCTCAAGCCATCCTTGATCCGATACACCTAGTTGGAGAAAGGACAGAGATAACGTAACAAAGACCAAACAGGCAATCTAAAGTCTGATATGTGTGTTCAATTCCCACTGGGGTCACATGAAAATACATTCATCGTTTTATGTTGTTTTGGAAAAAAGCTTGCTAAATGCCATATATTATCATCACTGAATTATGCATGGTACCTCATCAAAAACAGCTTTCTCCACATCTGTGCTCCGTAGCGTCCCGTCGTAGCTGAGGGTCAACAGGTCTGTAGGATGTGACCTGGAGAAGGCCATGCAGGCCACCGGCTGGACGTGTGGCTCAAATAGCAGCACGCCCTCATCCCCCATATCAGAGTCCTGAGGAAACAAACAGCAGCACGCGCTCATCCCCCATATCAGAGTCCTGAGGAAACAAACAAGAACTTGGAACTCGGAAATATCCGACTTCagcgtgttcaaaacaactgggaactcaaggGAGAAAAAGACTTCAgcgcgttcaaaacaactagcATCAgactgatttttttgttgttgatttgaaCGATCATCCAACTCCGGTCTTTCtttagagctccgacctgaagatcactgatgtcatgatttgatgttttatttttctgagtttccagttgttttgaacacagcaAGAGTCCTGAGGAAACAACAAACGGCAGCACGACGTCACCCATACCAGATTCCTGAAAGAACAACAAAACCCAAAAAGCCCAGTCACACATTAACTCTACGGCATCCAGTTTCACTGTATGTACTCACGAGGTTCCACAGCCCCACTCCACCCAACTTGTCCCCAGCAGCCATGAGCAGACGACTGCTACACGGGTGGAAGGCAACAGAGAAGATACGACTCTTCACCACCTTAGCTACTCCTCCAATCTCACTCAGCTCCATGCTCTTCAGAGTACTACGGTACCTGGAAACATATCCAATGTAATGTCAGCCTGGCACAGGTTAGGGTTTTACACATCTATACATTCAAATCAATACAGGATGTCCATCAAATACtacaaatatatacatttgtCACAGAACATTCAGAAAAAAGGCCAAATTCCTTAACATTCAAAATGAAACTCACTCTTCCAGACCCAACTCCTCCTTTTCTTCTTTGATTAAATCCTGTGTAATAAAATAAAACTTTAAAAGAACAGCAAAGCTGCAAACAGTTATGCTGAACATAGGACTGAagagttagcctggtcccagatctgtttgtgtggtCTTGCCAAATGTTATGGTCATTTTCATGCCAAATGAGTTGGCTAGatcacacaaacagatctgggactgtGCTAGAGAAAAGTAGGTCATGGTGAACAAATGTGCAACCTCTGTCCACAGCTTGAGAAGTTCAGGTGGCAGTGAACTATCCTCCTCCATGTTGATTGGCTCCATACTAATTGGACCCTCTGGCTTCCTGGCATGTTCAATCTTTAGTAAATACACATCAACATAAACAAACCATTATCATGAGAAATAAACTAGCATTTCAAGACTAAAATGGAACAAATGTGAGAAGTAGGCTTTTCTGTGTAGTGAAGTACAATTTCTTAACATAAGAGCATATCCTATTGGTCAGTTACTACATCACATTTTGCTATTGGTCAGTCACTTACTCGTTCGACTTCATAATAAATCCTGTGTGGTTCCAGGGGCAGGGGGAGTCGCTCTGCTTCCTTCTTCTGTATTCTCAAGGACTTGGTGCGAGGAGGCAGTATCTCTGTCCAGGCTACCTTACTGTAGTGAGCCAAGACATTAGTTACATTGTGTTAGAAACAGAAACGAGTCACACTGACATTCTCTATCCAAGCTGGCCATAATAAATACATTCTGTATGCCATACGTTACAGAAGCTCATATGGGCCTTATGTCCTAAAGGGATTGAGTATGTATAACGGAAGCTCATTCACTTTGTACGGAGACCTAATTCGACTGACCAATGTAAGCACATACATGGAAACATTGAAGTAAATATTTTCAGTCATTGGTACAGATGTTGAATCTGTCATTACTTGTTCTGTCTCTTGAGACCTCGCTGTGTTTTTTCTGGTTTCAAATCCTGCTTGGCCTATTGAGGAAACAATAATATATGTTATTCATTTCACCACACAAGGAGTTTCAGTAAAATATGCATAAGTAGATACCATTTAAACTCTGTTCTTCAACAAACTAACCTCAAGCAGTTTTATGGAGGACAGGAACACTTGGTTTTGTCTGATATTTTCCAACCGTTCCAATTCATATATCGATAAACTTCCAGGTTGCATctgaaatgtaaaaacaaagagtAAAGTGAGATCACCAACAGGATTGTATTCATTTGTGCAGTTTTCAAATGTCTCCTCTTGGATCCACAGACGTTTCACAGTATTGTTATAGCCCTGAACTAGCTCACCTGATTGCCTAAACAAGGTTGTGCCCTCTGCTcagatgttgatgatgatgccACAACACTTGGATCGGTATTTTACATATCACCTAACAACATAATATGATGTTATAGCTATCTGGTGTCCGACAGCAGCCGATGGCGtggcacacaaccattggttgatgcatgcaacgtctgagcaggggaacatgACCATTGGCTTGATTATTTGTTGACAAGTTGAACCGGGTGTGCCAGCCCAGGAATAGTTCAAATACGTGGAATACCTGGGGGTCGCCGAAGAGATGTTTAAAAACCTCTGCATTAGTCCACATGTAACATATGAACCTGGGTCTACCACGGAAGAAACCAACATCTTGACCATTAGATCAAGAGGAAATTCTCTATTGCCACTAGAACCGACTGATTTTGAAGTCGCAGGTGGGGCTACCGATCACGTGACCATGagcaaccatgaccgactcaagTCCGCTACAGTCACCCCTTTGATCTCCTGCCCCACGACAGATCAGGCCCCCCGTTGGTGATAAGAGCCGTTAGACCAAGAGGAAATCCCCCATTGGCCTGAAGACTGAAATAGATTGAACTCGCAGGGAGGGGCTACCCATCACCTGACCTTGagcaaccatgaccgactcatgtcCTCTACACATACGCCATAGCAAACATTTCGcaacagaaaagaaaaacaaGCATTTTTTATTGGACAACTTGAGGTAGTCTCTCCCTGTTTCAATATTATACAATCAGTTcccttccgtttggtgcctaatgaaacATGACACCTAGGTTATTTGGCCTAAATACTGTGTGTGATGAACACTTACATCTTTGTCTTCCTTCTGGTCTTTGACTTTTTCAATTATTTCTTCCACTTTCAAAGGAAGTGTTTTTCTCTGAGACAAATTGCATTTAATTGTGAAGTACTAGCATTGCCCAGTTATAGCCCATATACACACAATTGAGCCAAACaatcatgcatgcatacattcacTGAACTTGCACTTTGGAATTGCATCATGGATCAGTGGTCATCATATGGGTGGACACACTTACCTTTCTTTTCGTTCCTTGATTTTCTTTGAAGCTGGGATTTGGTACCAGTACTTCATCTGGGGTGAATTTCTTGGGTTTGCACCCATCTTTTGCTGAATGGAGTACAGGGACACCATTCTTGGTGTTCGCTGGCTTCATTTCCTGCAATTAATGTTGGGATGCATTTCAATTTGGTAATGACTTAAACGGGTTTATAATTTATCATAAACTTAGCACAAGATCTTCAGCTAGATAGATAGCTAGCTCCGACAATGCTGGAGGTCCGGGAAGAATGCTAGTTAGGTGCCCAAGGAAACTTTAGGTGCACATGGGCGAGGAATTtacaatactacagtaatgtgACAGCATAAAAAGTCATTTCAGAACCCGGAAACATATCTCGCAATGAGCGCTAGCAGAGACGAAGATGGGGCATCACTAGCTTCTATAACCAAAGTTATAATATCTGaccatttctacaatttatcttttTAAATTTTGATTTTAAAACTAACCTTAACCATGGACTGCTAACCTCATACCTAATCTTAAATTAATGACTGAAAGCACATTTTTGTAGCCAATTTTGAATGTGGCTGTGGATCCTGAC
This window of the Oncorhynchus tshawytscha isolate Ot180627B linkage group LG12, Otsh_v2.0, whole genome shotgun sequence genome carries:
- the LOC112247295 gene encoding LOW QUALITY PROTEIN: WD repeat-containing protein 76 (The sequence of the model RefSeq protein was modified relative to this genomic sequence to represent the inferred CDS: deleted 1 base in 1 codon) yields the protein MVSEEPNLPNAFVKLYYILQEMKPANTKNGVPVLHSAKDGCKPKKFTPDEVLVPNPSFKENQGTKRKMQPGSLSIYELERLENIRQNQVFLSSIKLLEAKQDLKPEKTQRGLKRQNNKVAWTEILPPRTKSLRIQKKEAERLPLPLEPHRIYYEVERIEHARKPEGPISMEPINMEEDSSLPPELLKLWTEDLIKEEKEELGLEEYRSTLKSMELSEIGGVAKVVKSRIFSVAFHPCSSRLLMAAGDKLGGVGLWNLDSDMGDEGVLLFEPHVQPVACMAFSRSHPTDLLTLSYDGTLRSTDVEKAVFDEVYRIKDGLRTFDFLSHDCSTLVTGDWYGDVAIVDRRTPGTSHESLHSLDTKTVRCVHVHPVQKQYIMVAENSIVSIYDARCLKARRREPVSQLYGHSKSISSAYFSPGTGNRVVTTCLDNNIRIYDTSELTSRAPLLTSIQQNLYTGRWLSKLQAMWDPKRDDCFVVGSMQRPRRVQVFHESGQLQHSFQDPEMTTVLSVTAFHPTRNALLGGNASGRLYVFTD